A genomic segment from Tachysurus fulvidraco isolate hzauxx_2018 chromosome 21, HZAU_PFXX_2.0, whole genome shotgun sequence encodes:
- the si:dkey-1d7.3 gene encoding transmembrane protein 132D: MVSVPVKVLGVETDGSVSDITNSTRCSSTDEDTLKVSERCDYVYVNGKEMRGRVRMMLNFTYSYLSTQLEVSVWMPRLPLQIDMADPELSQIKGWRVQVSTASQKPSWDSEEDDEKKVRGCIVQYQHSQIQVLTAFTAEVSNSSASSPEHFLGPEWLVDVTWLVRYSLKVGNTSIAQLHRATVLSGRAPGVTTVQVMSPLSDSILGERKVQVLDDKVSITDLSVQLVSNLSLSFQPSPGSNRAITAMVTTQDTMHNPKQEAVVACWLHFSDGSWAHLNLFDPTSYKLTVSSLDNSVVSVRKVPGHVMVAESEGWGVLIRAELAICEACQKSRRKSKLIVGAGNVTVKFLSSENRRTQTKAKLILTPFQGLIRRDIITGIQEGTIRNISATSAKSRLQEAIGGDLSTIRVISSIKGMTATKPDTQNGLSTVNPVKILTTISDLPPEPKQEVPKHEQDLVWTFGIFTHVEICIYLFLGLSCLSIIIFLINCYTPNARLHGRKSPVQCQCPNEHTHHWVRLGMATEQSDAIPIETTDNHHQKVPCTTEESTKPAMQHSTERIATLGRKCNTLPLRTNPVALKSAGPLAKPTRDEPLHSPTSKRNQVQFTTFTTLDIKHLAALKRNWLEVSWTNQGSNPAANQGEQANVNRAESQSIERPEPEGLSEIPWPVVKALVQGK; the protein is encoded by the exons ATGGTGTCTGTGCCAGTGAAGGTGTTGGGAGTGGAGACAGACGGCTCCGTCAGTGACATTACTAACTCGACTCGCTGCTCATCCACAGACGAAGACACTCTTAAG gtgTCTGAGAGGTGCGACTATGTCTATGTGAACGGGAAGGAGATGAGAGGAAGGgtgaggatgatgctgaacttCACTTACAGCTACCTGAGCACCCAGCTGGAGGTGAGTGTATGGATGCCTCGCCTTCCACTGCAGATCGACATGGCTGATCCTGAGCTCAGCCAGATCAAAGGATGGAGGGTCCAAGTTTCCACAGCCAGCCAGAA ACCGAGTTGGGATAGTGAAGAGGATGATGAGAAGAAGGTAAGAGGATGCATAGTGCAGTATCAGCACAGCCAAATACAAGTACTCACAGCCTTCACAGCAGAGGTGTCGAACTCAAGCGCTTCCTCTCCTGAGCACTTCCTGGGTCCTGAGTGGCTGGTGGATGTGACTTGGCTGGTCCGGTACTCTCTGAAGGTTGGGAACACAAGCATTGCTCAGCTGCACAGAGCAACTGTCCTCAGTGGCAGAGCTCCTGGAGTCACCACTGTCCAG GTGATGTCCCCCTTGTCCGACTCCATCCTGGGGGAGAGGAAAGTGCAAGTGCTGGATGATAAAGTGAGCATCACAGATCTCAGTGTGCAGCTGGTGTCAAACCTCTCTCTGTCATTTCAGCCCAGTCCGGGCAGCAACAGGGCCATCACAGCCATGGTCACCACTCAGGACACCATGCACAACCCCAAACAG GAGGCAGTTGTTGCATGTTGGCTGCACTTCAGTGATGGCTCCTGGGCTCATCTCAACTTGTTTGATCCCACCAGCTATAAGCTCACAGTCTCCTCACTGGATAACAGTGTGGTGTCTGTAAGAAAAGTCCCAGGCCATGTCATGGTGGCCGAGTCAGAGGGATGGGGCGTGCTGATCAGAGCTGAGCTTGCCATCTGTGAAGCCTGTCAGAAGTCCAGACGCAAGAGCAAGCTTATTGTTGGTGCTGGCAATGTGACGGTCAAATTCCTTTCGTCTGAGAACAGAAGGACTCAAACCAAAGCCAAATTGATCCTGACCCCCTTTCAAGGTCTCATCAGGAGGGACATAATCACTGGAATACAAGAGGGCACCATAAGAAATATCTCTGCAACATCAGCCAAGTCCAGGCTGCAAGAGGCAATAGGAGGGGATCTCTCTACCATCAGGGTGATTAGCAGCATCAAGGGTATGACCGCTACAAAGCCTGACACTCAAAATGGTCTTAGTACAGTCAATCCAGTTAAAATTTTGACAACGATTTCAGACTTACCACCTGAACCCAAACAGGAAGTGCCTAAACATGAGCAAGATTTAGTGTGGACATTTGGCATCTTTACACATGTTGAGATCTGCATTTACCTGTTCCTAGGATTATCCTGCTTGTCAATTATTATCTTCCTGATTAACTGTTACACTCCGAATGCAAGGTTGCATGGTAGGAAATCACCTGTGCAGTGCCAATGTCCAAATGAGCACACACATCACTGGGTGCGCCTGGGCATGGCTACAGAACAATCTGATGCCATACCAATTGAAACCACAGACAACCACCATCAAAAGGTGCCATGTACAACAGAAGAAAGTACAAAACCTGCTATGCAGCACTCCACAGAAAGGATTGCAACCCTGGGTAGAAAGTGCAACACTCTGCCTCTGAGAACCAATCCTGTGGCACTCAAATCAGCTGGTCCACTTGCAAAGCCAACAAGGGATGAACCACTGCACTCCCCAACTAGCAAGAGGAACCAGGTTCAGTTTACAACCTTCACCACTCTTGACATCAAGCACTTGGCAGCACTCAAGAGAAATTGGTTGGAAGTTAGCTGGACCAACCAAGGATCAAATCCTGCAGCTAATCAGGGAGAACAGGCCAATGTCAACAGAGCAGAGAGTCAAAGCATAGAGCGCCCTGAACCTGAAGGTCTTTCTGAAATTCCTTGGCCAGTGGTAAAAGCATTGGTACAGGgaaaatga